The proteins below come from a single Juglans regia cultivar Chandler chromosome 12, Walnut 2.0, whole genome shotgun sequence genomic window:
- the LOC108999309 gene encoding rho GTPase-activating protein 3-like produces MARLFRSKSCGLVGLTQFNPASPAPFFCNGEERDENEDEEEEEEEEEEELEEEEEEDGDGILLEPISTSPHMGPGTRTAADNCQGRSHCHGAQFPILDILVAVLRKSLVTCSVERDDVSSLDISWPTEVRHVSHVTFDRFNGFLGLPTELEPEVPRKVPSASASVFGVSAKSMQCSYDARRNSVPTILLMMQKRLYVEGGLKAEGIFRINAENSQEEYVRDQLNRGVVPRGIDVHSLAGLIKAWFRELPTGVLDSLTPEQVMHCNTEDDCTELIKLLPSTEAALLDWAINLMADVVEHEQFNKMNARNIAMVFAPNMTQMADPLTALIHAVQVMNFMKTLILKTIRERDESASKDGLLPSCSDFPSHNDDPISSIPVREDSCEQTSDPCATNRPTKHDLLRNGTLDKLESDTMEKLWSFEKKNNGDEAYKYVPSCKTPSYELEGLKNVCRGGYDTGDWLSLRKGVRKLYRHPVLQLNKPAKKNEILGIVNSTGETGQTWV; encoded by the exons ATGGCTCGGCTATTTCGATCCAAATCTTGCGGACTTGTGGGACTCACCCAGTTCAACCCCGCCTCTCCGGCTCCATTTTTCTGCAACGGGGAAGAGCGAGACGAGAACGAGgacgaggaagaggaagaggaagaggaagaggaagaacttgaggaggaggaggaggaggatggtGACGGTATCCTGCTCGAACCCATTTCGACCAGCCCGCACATGGGTCCGGGGACAAGAACTGCTGCCGACAATTGTCAAGGCCGGTCACATTGTCACGGCGCGCAGTTCCCGATTCTGGATATTCTGGTTGCGGTGCTGAGGAAGTCGCTGGTGACATGCAGTGTGGAGAGGGACGATGTTTCTTCACTGGATATTAGCTGGCCCACAGAAGTGAGACATGTTTCGCATGTGACTTTTGATAGGTTCAATGGTTTTCTGGGATTGCCCACTGAGCTTGAGCCCGAGGTTCCCAGGAAGGTGCCTAGCGCCAG tGCAAGTGTATTTGGAGTTTCTGCAAAGTCAATGCAGTGTTCTTATGATGCTAGAAGGAATAGTGTTCCAACAATTCTTCTTATGATGCAAAAGAGACTGTATGTAGAAGGGGGCCTAAAA GCAGAAGGAATATTCCGCATAAATGCTGAGAACAGCCAAGAAGAGTATGTTCGAGATCAGTTAAACAGAGGTGTAGTGCCACGTGGTATTGATGTTCATAGCTTAGCAGGCTTGATAAAG GCATGGTTTAGAGAACTTCCAACTGGGGTACTTGATTCTCTCACACCAGAACAGGTGATGCACTGTAATACAGAAGATGATTGCACTGAACTCATAAAGTTACTTCCTTCCACAGAAGCTGCACTGCTTGATTGGGCCATCAATTTAATGGCAGATGTTGTGGAGCATGAACAGTTCAACAAGATGAATGCCCGCAATATCGCTATGGTCTTTGCACCCAACATGACTCAG ATGGCAGATCCTTTGACCGCACTGATTCATGCAGTGCAAGTTATGAACTTCATGAAGACGCTGATTCTGAAGACCATTCGAGAAAGAGATGAATCAGCTTCCAAGGATGGGCTACTCCCATCATGTTCAGATTTTCCCAGCCACAATGATGACCCAATTTCCTCAATTCCAGTCAGGGAAGATTCATGTGAGCAGACTTCAGATCCTTGTGCCACCAATAGGCCTACCAAACACGACTTATTAAGGAATGGAACTTTGGACAAGCTGGAATCCGACACCATGGAGAAACTTTGGagctttgaaaagaaaaataatgggGACGAAGCATACAAATACGTGCCAAGTTGCAAGACACCTAGTTATGAATTGGAGGGTTTAAAGAACGTATGTAGAGGGGGATATGATACCGGGGACTGGCTAAGTTTGAGAAAAGGAGTGCGGAAACTATACAGGCATCCGGTGCTCCAGTTGAATAAGCCAGCTAAGAAGAATGAAATTCTTGGAATTGTAAATTCTACGGGAGAAACCGGACAAACTTGGGTGTAG